The genomic region TCTCCCTGGTGGGCAGATGGCGTCCCGGCAAGCAGCAATCGCATGGCAAGCCTCATCGACGAGTTCGAACGCGCCCAACTGCGGGACGAGATTCCCGAATTCCAGGTCGGGGATACGGTCCGCGTCCACGTGACGGTGCGCGAAGGCGACAACGAGCGCGTGCAGGTCTTCGAGGGCACGGTGATTCGCCGCCGCGGCGGCGGGGTGAATGAAAACTTCACCGTGCGGCGCGTGACCCACGGCCTCGGCGTCGAGCGCACGTTCCTGCTGCACTCGCCGATCGTGCGCGACATCGAAGTGACGCGCCGCGGCAAGGTGCGACGCGCCAAGCTGTACTATCTGCGCGACCGCGTCGGTCGGGCCGCTCGGGTCAAGGAGCGGCGCGCCTAGCAACGTCCGAGGGGGTGAGTGGTTCCCGCCTCCTCCCAGCCTCGGATTCGCGACCTCCCCCACGAGCGTGCGCTGTTGCAGCGCGGCGTCCGGCGCATCGCCGGGGTCGACGAGGCCGGCCGCGGAGCCTGGGCGGGGCCCGTGACGGCAGCCGCGGTGATCCTTCCGCCAGCCGCCTATCAGGACCGCCGATTGCTCTGGGGCCTGACCGACTCCAAGCAACTCAGCGCCGCCGATCGCCGCCGCTGGAGCGCCCGCGTGCGCACCACCGCCATCGCCGCCCGCGTGGCCTATGTCTCACCGCGTTTGATCGACCGCATTGGCATCGCCGCGGCCTCGCGACTTGCCATGCTGCGGGCACTGGACGCGCTGCCGGTGGCGCCCGACCACGTGATCGTGGACGCCTTTCCTCTTCCGGCCGATTGCCGCTACGCCAACGCGCAAGACGCCATCGTGCGCGCCGACGCCACCTGCCTGTCCGTCGCCGCCGCCTCGGTGTGCGCCAAGGTCGCCCGCGACGAGTTGATGCGGCGCCTCTGCATCCAACATCCGGCCTACGGCTTCGGTCGTCACAAGGGCTACGGCACGGCGGCGCACCGCGAGGCGCTGGCCGCCGAGGGGCCGTCGCCGCTGCACCGCGCCAGCTTCCGCCCGGTGGCCGAGTGCCGGCGCGTCGCCCCGGCCGCATAGCCAACGACGCGCACCCGTGATCGCTTGGGCCGCTCGGCTGTTCGCCAGGCTGCGTCGCGCCTTTCCGACCCGCCGGGCGCCCATCGAGGATCGGGCCGCACTGGGCCGGTGGGGCGAAGACCTGGCCGCGCGCGAGCTACGGCGACGCGGGTATGACGTGCTCGAGCGCAACCAGCGCGTCGGCCGCGGCGAAGTGGACCTGGTGGCGCGCCAGGGCGAAACCGTGGTCCTCGTCGAGGTCAAGACACGCCGCACGGGCGCCTTCGGCGAGGCGCGGCATGCCATCTCCACCGCCAAAGCCCGCCGGCTCGTGGCCCTGGGCCGGCGCTACGCCCAGTCCGTCGGCGCGACCGATTGGCGCATCGACGTGGTCGCCATCGACGTCGCGCCCGACGGCAGCCATTCGGTGGACGTCATCGAAAACGCCATTGCGGGCTAGCGCCCGCCCACGGGCCGTGCCAACAACGGCAACCGAGGTGTCGCGGACCGCCCCACCGATGAATGCGCGCGCGACTAGTCGGCCGAGGCGAGGACCAGGTTTGCCGAATTCAGAGACCCTCCGGCTGACAATGCCAAAGCGCCCCGGAGTAGCGGAAGGTCCGGGGCGCTTCGGCTCAGCCGTCTGATCTACTGCTTGGTGAGCAAGAGCGCCCAACGGCCCTGCGATCCGGCATCGACGCTGACAACGGCTTCCCCAGGGCTAAGCTCCAGAATCCCGGATCCGACACGCAGAGAGGTGTTGCCGCCGACCCACCTGCTGGTCGCGTCGGCGATCAACTCGCTGCCACCGCCCACGGCCTCGACCTTGACGATGAAATTCGCTGCACTGCCGGAGTCATCCTGATTGTCGGCCACTTGGTATATGACGGCCCAGTGTCCTTCAGTGAGCGTGACGCTGCGGGTCGCGGTTCCCTTGCCGACAAGCGTAATTACGTTGCCGGCGATTGGTAGTTCGCCTGGGGCGGTGACGGTATAGCCCAGCTCGCGGAGCCCACGGATGGCGGAGTTGCGCTGGTCAGTGGCCCACGTAACGCAAGGGTCCCAGCCTCGTCGCTCGGCAAACCCGCGGTAAAAGTCGGAGTGGTAGGGGTGCATTTGCCCCAGGTAGGTGCCGTTAGGCCAGGCCGGCGAGTCTTGGCAGAAGTCCTCGCCTTCGTAGTTCAGCGCCAGCACCACGCCCGCCGTCAAAACAGCCATCAATCCCGCAATAGCCAGCGGCACAACGATTCGTCGCATCTCCGTCTCCCTACAAGTCAGCGGCCCCCAGGAGACCGCCAAGCGACTTCCCATAGCGCCAGGGTTCCCCGAAAGGCAGGCCGACCGCAAACGTAGGGCGCGTGCTGCCAGTGCGGAAGCCCACGAACCTGATGCTGAGCGGAGTGTTGGCAGCAACTCCCGCGACGGCTTGTCAGAGCGCTGAGGCCACCCGGAGCGTGCCAGGCTATCGATTCAGTCCTCCGCGAGAGCCGCCTGCCCAGAGGCAACCCACCGCCGTTGTACACGCCGCGGTTACGCTCCAGTCGTTACCATCGCGGCATGGTCCGGGCGACAGTTGCGCGTTGGTGGCGCCTCGGGGCCGTGCTCCTGGGCCTCGCGGTCTGGGCCACGGTCAGCCCCGCGCTTGCTCAAGATGCGGACTACGCGGTGCCCGGCGGTCATGTCTACACGCAGGCCGCGGGTGACGCCCCGCCCGGCGCCGGATTCCTCGTGAGCGATGCCGACGGCATCCCCTTCTGGACCCGTTTCCAGGAGCTGGGCGGACCGCACGTCGTGGGCTATCCCGTGAGCCAGCGCTTCGAGTGGCTCGGCTTCACCGTCCAGGTGATGCAGAAGCTGGTGTTCCAGTGGCATCCGGCCACGTCGGAGGTGATGTTCATCAACGTCTTCGACGAGCTCAATCGCGCGGGCCTCGACGACGAGCTGGCTCGGCTGCTCGTGCCGCGGCACCAGACCTTTCCCGAGGAGCAGGGGCTGTCCTGGAACGAGGTCATCGGCCGCCGCTGGGGCTTCATGGATGCCAGCCCGCCGATACGGGACGCGTACTTCGGACCCGACGACCCCTTGCGCTGGTTTGGCCTGCCGACATCCGAAATCGTGCACTACGACGGCATGAGCTCCATCCGTGCGCAGCGGGCCGTGATCCAGCTTTGGCACATCGACACCCCCTGGGCGCGCGCGGGGGAGGTGACCATCGCCAACGGCGGCGATCTGGCAAAGCAGCTTGGCCTATTCCCGGAATCGGTCTTGCAGCCGCGCCGCGAGGGTGCCGAACCCGCCCCAACGGCCGCACCTGAGCCAACGGCCACACCTGAACCAACGGCCACACCTACCCCAACGGCCTCACCTGCCCCAACGGCCTCACCTGCCCCGCCGGTCAGCGTCAGCGGGGACGCGGTCGTGGACCGCATGAACGAGGTGCGCGCCGACCTGGGGTTGCCGCCGCTGACGGCGCACCCGGCGCTGATGCAGGCGGCGCAGGCCCACGCCGACTACTACGTGATCAACCGGAACGATCCCAACTCCGGCGGCCTGCACACGGAAGTGGCCGGAAAGCCGGGCTTCACCGGACGCACCATCGGCGACCGCGCGGACGCCGCCGGATATCCGTTGGGCTGGGTGGACGAGACGTTCGGCTTCCTGCCACCCGCGCGCACGCTGGAATGGGCCTTGGGCACCGTGTTCCACCGCTACATGTTCGTGCACCCGTCGGCGGTCCACGTCGGCTACGGCTGGGCCTCCGCCGAGGGCACGCGCGCCGCCGTGTTCAACGTGGGGCTCTCGCCGCGCCACACCGCCGACGTTCCGCTGCCGTCGGTGATGCCGCGCAGCGCCGCCGTCAATGTGCCCCACACCTGGGACGGGGCCGAGTGGCCCGATCCCGCGCCCGGCGTTACTCGACCGCTGGGACCGCCCATCACCCTCATCTTCGGCCTCGGCGACCGAGTCGCGTGGGGCGAGGCCACCGTCACGCCGGACGGCGGCGCGCCGGTCGCGCTCACGCGCTCGGTCAGCGAGTGGCGGCGCGCCCTGGCCCTCGTCCCGAACGACCCGCTGGCCCCGAACACCCTCTATCATGTGCGGGTCACCGGCCAGCGCAACGGCGAACCGTTTGCCGTGGCGACGCATTTCACCACCACGTCCTGAGGACCGCACCATGCCCTGCCTCCGCCATCCCGCACGCCCATGCAGCTGATTTCCGACCTCGGCCACTGGGTGCTGGACTGGGCCGACACGCCCTGGGGCGCGCTGGCGCTCTTGGTGCTGGCGTTCTGGGAGTCGAGCTTCTTCCCCATTCCGCCCGACGGTCTGATGATCGCGCTGATGGTGGGCAATCTGCCCTTCACGTTCGGCTTTGCCGCCATCGCCACCGTCGGCTCGCTCACCGGCGCCATGCTGGGCTATTGGATCGGACTCCGGGGCGGGCGGCCGATTCTGAATCGACTGTTCGCGCAGGACCGCATCCTCTACGTCGAGCGCCAGTTCCAGCGGCGCGACGTCTGGGCCGTCTCCATCGCGGCCTTTACGCCCATTCCCTACAAGGTCTTTGCCATTGGGGCCGGTGCGTTCCGGCTGGACTTCAAGCGGTTTCTGCTGGCCTCGCTGATCGGGCGCGCGGGCCGGTTCTTTCTCGTGGGCGGGCTGATCACGCTCTTCGGCGATCCCATCGAGGCGGCGATCGATGAGTATTTCGATGTGCTGGCCCTGGCCTTCGTCGTGGCGCTGATCGCCGGAATCGTGGTGCTGCGCCTGGTCACCCGGCGGAGCCACGCGGCTTCCGAGTCCGCCGAGTAGCGCCGTGCCGCCTCCGCCCCGCTATCCCGTCGGCGCCGACGCGGTGATCATCGCGCCGTTCGAGGACGGCGATCGCGTGCTCCTGGTGCGGCGGGGCACTCCGCCGCCGGGGTGGGCCATTCCGGGCGGGTTCGTGGAGCCGCACGAAGACTTGCCGGATGCCGCACGCCGCGAGCTGCGGGAAGAAACCGGCATCGCGCTGGACTCGCTAGTGCACATCGGCG from Chloroflexota bacterium harbors:
- the rplS gene encoding 50S ribosomal protein L19; amino-acid sequence: MASLIDEFERAQLRDEIPEFQVGDTVRVHVTVREGDNERVQVFEGTVIRRRGGGVNENFTVRRVTHGLGVERTFLLHSPIVRDIEVTRRGKVRRAKLYYLRDRVGRAARVKERRA
- a CDS encoding ribonuclease HII is translated as MVPASSQPRIRDLPHERALLQRGVRRIAGVDEAGRGAWAGPVTAAAVILPPAAYQDRRLLWGLTDSKQLSAADRRRWSARVRTTAIAARVAYVSPRLIDRIGIAAASRLAMLRALDALPVAPDHVIVDAFPLPADCRYANAQDAIVRADATCLSVAAASVCAKVARDELMRRLCIQHPAYGFGRHKGYGTAAHREALAAEGPSPLHRASFRPVAECRRVAPAA
- a CDS encoding YraN family protein, encoding MIAWAARLFARLRRAFPTRRAPIEDRAALGRWGEDLAARELRRRGYDVLERNQRVGRGEVDLVARQGETVVLVEVKTRRTGAFGEARHAISTAKARRLVALGRRYAQSVGATDWRIDVVAIDVAPDGSHSVDVIENAIAG
- a CDS encoding CAP domain-containing protein yields the protein MLLGLAVWATVSPALAQDADYAVPGGHVYTQAAGDAPPGAGFLVSDADGIPFWTRFQELGGPHVVGYPVSQRFEWLGFTVQVMQKLVFQWHPATSEVMFINVFDELNRAGLDDELARLLVPRHQTFPEEQGLSWNEVIGRRWGFMDASPPIRDAYFGPDDPLRWFGLPTSEIVHYDGMSSIRAQRAVIQLWHIDTPWARAGEVTIANGGDLAKQLGLFPESVLQPRREGAEPAPTAAPEPTATPEPTATPTPTASPAPTASPAPPVSVSGDAVVDRMNEVRADLGLPPLTAHPALMQAAQAHADYYVINRNDPNSGGLHTEVAGKPGFTGRTIGDRADAAGYPLGWVDETFGFLPPARTLEWALGTVFHRYMFVHPSAVHVGYGWASAEGTRAAVFNVGLSPRHTADVPLPSVMPRSAAVNVPHTWDGAEWPDPAPGVTRPLGPPITLIFGLGDRVAWGEATVTPDGGAPVALTRSVSEWRRALALVPNDPLAPNTLYHVRVTGQRNGEPFAVATHFTTTS
- a CDS encoding VTT domain-containing protein, whose protein sequence is MQLISDLGHWVLDWADTPWGALALLVLAFWESSFFPIPPDGLMIALMVGNLPFTFGFAAIATVGSLTGAMLGYWIGLRGGRPILNRLFAQDRILYVERQFQRRDVWAVSIAAFTPIPYKVFAIGAGAFRLDFKRFLLASLIGRAGRFFLVGGLITLFGDPIEAAIDEYFDVLALAFVVALIAGIVVLRLVTRRSHAASESAE
- a CDS encoding NUDIX hydrolase; its protein translation is MPPPPRYPVGADAVIIAPFEDGDRVLLVRRGTPPPGWAIPGGFVEPHEDLPDAARRELREETGIALDSLVHIGAYGHPDRDPRGRIIGIVFGARLDAPPAVTAGDDAADARWFPINALPDDIAFDHRDALLDAIEQLCCGCCDP